A genome region from Taeniopygia guttata chromosome 5, bTaeGut7.mat, whole genome shotgun sequence includes the following:
- the EIF2B2 gene encoding translation initiation factor eIF2B subunit beta, whose protein sequence is MPGAERGSELSEQIEAFAARLRRGGERPRSEDTARQTLSLLRKIVGNGRWSRAGELMDLIRTEGQRMTAAQPSETTVGNMVRRVLKVIREEYGRLHGRSEESDQQESLHKLLTSGGLSEDFRTPYPSLRANVIEAINEMLIELEGTTDNIAMQALEHIHSNEVIMTIGYSRTVEAFLKEAARKRKFQVIVAECAPFCQGHEMAVRLSKENIETTVMSDAAIFAVMSRVNKVIIGTKTILANGALIAVSGTHTLALAAKHHSTPLIVCAPMFKLSPQFPNEEDSFHKFVSPQEVLPFTEGEILAKINVHCPVFDYVPPELITLFISNIGGNAPSYIYRLMSELYHPDDYEL, encoded by the exons ATGCCGGGCGCGGAGCGCGGCTCGGAGCTCTCGGAGCAGATCGAGGCCTTCGCGGCGCGGCTGCGGcgcggcggggagcggccgcGCTCCGAGGATACGGCGCGGCAGACGCTGTCGCTGCTGCGGAAGATCGTCGGGAACGGGCGATGGAGCCGGGCCG GGGAGCTCATGGATCTGATCCGGACAGAGGGCCAGAGGATGACAGCAGCCCAGCCATCAGAGACAACAGTGGGCAACATGGTGCGACGGGTACTGAAGGTCATTCGTGAGGAATATGGCCG GCTTCATGGGCGCAGTGAGGAAAGTGACCAGCAAGAATCCCTGCACAAACTCCTGACTTCTGGAGGACTGAGTGAAGATTTCAGAACTCCTTACCCCTCCCTCAGAGCTAATGTTATTGAAGCTATTAATGAAATGCTAATTGAGCTAG AGGGCACCACTGATAACATTGCTATGCAGGCACTGGAGCACATCCACTCCAACGAGGTGATCATGACCATTGGCTACTCGCGCACTGTTGAAGCCTTCCTGAAGGAAGCCGCTCGCAAGCGGAAGTTCCAGGTCATCGTGGCAGAGTGTGCACCATTCTGCCAG GGTCATGAAATGGCTGTCCGACTGTCTAAAGAGAATATTGAAACTACTGTCATGAGTGATGCAGCTATTTTTGCTGTCATGTCTCGAGTCAATAAG GTCATCATTGGTACAAAGACAATCCTGGCCAATGGCGCCCTGATTGCTGTGAGTGGGACTCACACTCTGGCACTGGCAGCTAAACACCACTCCACTCCACTCATCGTGTGTGCCCCCATGTTCAAGCTTTCACCACAG TTCCCTAATGAAGAAGATTCATTCCACAAGTTTGTGTCACCACAGGAAGTGCTGCCATTCACAGAAG GGGAGATCCTGGCAAAAATCAATGTGCACTGCCCAGTGTTTGACTACGTCCCTCCGGAGCTCATTACTCTCTTCATTTCTAACATTGGGGGCAATGCACCTTCCTACATCTACCGCCTCATGAGCGAGCTCTACCATCCAGATGACTATGAACTCTAA